From a region of the Manduca sexta isolate Smith_Timp_Sample1 chromosome 19, JHU_Msex_v1.0, whole genome shotgun sequence genome:
- the LOC115440357 gene encoding catalase-2-like translates to MEWFRRVLWMILVLHTASCYHKDHYYNNTIDPASLQLQEFRTEHPRPIGLLTISSGEPVEIRDTVTLNTEMFNRNFHPELTSHADRERIQERVVHAKGIGAYGYFEVTNDVSKYTKADVFNGVGKKTPLVGRFSTSIENLGGPELGRDLKGLSMKMYTREGNLDFLCLQPRVYFYRDPIMFAPLIRAFRRNPRTNLYDLTMVWDFISNRPQSLNAMLWLQSDVGIPNGYRKMNIFPAHTYEIYNKQGDRYYVKFNFISEQGQDNLTTIQAMAIAAQDQDYYSRDLYNAIAEKNYPAWRLEMDVMSLNDIKNIDYDPFDVTRLWKRGTYHTVEVGRVVINRRVENNFKDNEQAAYNPGNLVPGISGPQDYIFKARRIFYPDTQNYRLGVNHNKIEVNMPRYERTYNRDGVPPLRDNMKDAPNYYPNTFNGPVPYVDESRPKETLLILESQAEDLEPSNDFYHNVLEDDAHRQRVADNIASSLQNVVPSVLNNTLRVLTLTSADLGRRVTASLEALRAAAAKINPAERTRRIAQCIEMNLNPKY, encoded by the exons ATGGAGTGGTTTAGGCGCGTTCTCTGGATGATTTTGGTGCTGCATACAGCATCCTGTTACCACAAGGATCACTATTACAATAACACCATAGACCCGGCATCGCTACAGTTGCAAGAGTTTAGAACGGAGCATCca AGACCTATAGGATTACTGACAATTAGTTCCGGAGAACCTGTCGAGATAAGAGATACAGTAACTTTAAATACTGAAATGTTTAACAGAAACTTCCATCCCGAACTGACCTCGCATGCTGATAGAGAAAGAATTCAAGAAAGGGTAGTGCATGCAAAGGGAATTGGCGCGTATGGATATTTCGAAGTAACCAACGATGTATCTAAATATACAAAGGCCGATGTTTTTAACGGAGTTGGCAAGAAAACACCGCTGGTAGGAAGATTTTCTACATCCATAGAGAATCTTGGCGGACCAGAACTAGGCAGGGATTTAAAAGGGTTATCCATGAAAATGTATACCAGAGAAGGAAATctagatttcttatgtttacagcCACGGGTCTACTTCTATAGAGATCCCATCATGTTTGCACCGCTTATACGGGCTTTTAGAAGAAATCCCCGCACTAACCTGTATGATCTTACCATGGTCTGGGATTTTATAAGCAACAGGCCACAGTCATTAAACGCGATGTTATGGCTGCAATCAGATGTTGGCATTCCGAATGGATATAGAAAGATGAATATATTCCCAGCACATacttatgaaatatataataagcaaGGAGATAGATACTACGTGAAGTTTAACTTCATATCAGAGCAAGGCCAGGACAATCTTACCACTATACAAGCTATGGCGATCGCTGCACAAGATCAGGATTATTACAGCAGAGACTTGTATAATGCCATTGCTGAAAAAAATTACCCGGCCTGGAGGCTAGAAATGGATGTCATGTCActgaatgatataaaaaatatcgattacGATCCGTTTGATGTAACGCGTTTGTGGAAAAGAGGAACATATCACACAGTTGAAGTTGGTCGCGTGGTCATTAATCGTCGCGTCGAAaacaatttcaaagataacgagCAAGCCGCATATAATCCTGGTAATTTAGTGCCTGGTATATCGGGACCACAGGACTATATATTCAAAGCTCGAAGAATATTCTATCCAGATACACAAAATTACCGATTAGGTGTCAATCACAACAAAATCGAAGTCAACATGCCCAGATATGAGAGAACTTACAACCGTGACGGTGTTCCACCACTGAGAGACAACATGAAAGATGCGCCGAACTACTACCCCAACACATTCAATGGGCCAGTACCGTACGTGGATGAATCCCGACCCAAAGAGACGCTGTTAATTCTGGAAAGCCAAGCTGAAGATTTAGAGCCGTCCAATGACTTCTACCATAATGTTTTAGAGGATGATGCACATAGACAACGAGTCGCTGATAATATCGCTTCTAGTCTCCAAAATGTTGTGCCGTCTGTGCTAAATAATACATTGAGAGTGCTAACCCTTACTTCGGCTGATTTAGGCAGGCGTGTTACAGCTTCCTTGGAAGCTTTAAGAGCGGCGGCCGCAAAAATAAATCCAGCTGAAAGGACTCGAAGAATAGCGCAATGCATCGAAATGAATTTGAACCCAAAATATTGA
- the LOC115440356 gene encoding catalase-2-like has protein sequence MHRFGCVYWIIFLLHRASCYHDYYYNYTLDPVSRQLEEFRAEHPRPIGLLTTSSGEPVEIRDTVTLNTEIFNRNFHTELTSHADRERIQERLVHAKGVGAYGYFEVTNDVSKYTKADVFNGIGKKTPLVGRFSTSIQNLGGPELSRTLKGLAMKMYTKEGNLDFLCLQPRVYLYKDPVMFVPIVRSFRRNPRTNLFDFNMVWDYVSNRPQTLHALLWLQSDVGIPNGYRKMNVFPAHTYEIYNKHGDRYYVKFNFISEQGQDNLTNAQAMVISAMDQDYYSRDLYNAIAEKKYPAWRLEMDVMSLSDIKNIDYDPFDITRLWKEGTYHTIVVGRVVINRRVENNFKDNEQAAYNPANLVPGISGPQDFIFKARRMFYPDTQNYRLGVNHNKIEVNMPRYERTYYRDGVPPLRANMKDAPNYYPNTFNGPVPYVEECRPKESLLILENQTEDLEPSNYFYHNVLENDAHRQRVADNIASSLQNVVPSVLKKTLRVLTLTSTDLGRRVRSSLKALRAAAAKMDPAERYRRLAQCFEMNMNPKY, from the exons ATGCATAGGTTTGGGTGCGTTTACTGGATAATCTTTTTGCTGCATAGAGCATCCTGCTACCATGACTACTATTACAATTATACCTTGGACCCGGTGTCAAGACAGTTGGAAGAGTTTCGGGCAGAGCATCCG AGACCAATAGGATTACTGACAACTAGTTCCGGAGAACCTGTCGAGATAAGAGACACGGTGACGTTAAATACTGAAATATTTAACAGAAACTTCCATACGGAGCTGACTTCGCATGCTGACAGAGAAAGAATACAAGAAAGGCTAGTGCATGCAAAGGGAGTTGGTGCCTATGGATATTTCGAAGTTACCAACGATGTATCTAAATATACAAAGGCCGATGTTTTTAATGGAATTGGTAAGAAAACACCGCTGGTAGGCAGATTTTCTACGTCCATACAGAATCTTGGTGGACCAGAATTAAGCAGAACTTTGAAAGGATTAGCTATGAAAATGTACACTAAAGAGGGAAATCtagatttcttgtgtttacagCCCAGGGTCTACTTATATAAAGATCCTGTCATGTTTGTACCCATTGTACGGTCTTTTAGGAGAAACCCTCGCACGAACTTGTTTGATTTCAACATGGTTTGGGATTACGTAAGTAATAGACCTCAAACCTTACATGCTTTGTTATGGTTGCAGTCAGATGTTGGCATACCGAACGGATATAGAAAGATGAACGTATTCCCAGCACATAcctatgaaatatataataaacacgGCGATAGGTACTACGTGAAGTTTAACTTCATATCAGAGCAAGGTCAGGACAATCTCACCAATGCACAGGCTATGGTCATCAGTGCAATGGATCAGGATTATTACAGTAGAGACTTGTATAATGCCATTGCTGAAAAAAAATACCCGGCCTGGAGGTTAGAAATGGATGTCATGTCATTaagtgatattaaaaatattgattatgatcCGTTCGATATAACGCGTCTGTGGAAAGAAGGAACATATCACACAATCGTAGTTGGTCGCGTGGTCATCAATCGTCGCGtcgaaaataatttcaaagataacgagCAAGCCGCGTACAATCCAGCTAATTTAGTACCTGGTATATCGGGACCAcaggactttatttttaaagctcgCAGAATGTTCTATCCAGACACACAAAATTACCGATTAGGTGTTAATCACAACAAAATTGAAGTCAACATGCCCAGATATGAGAGAACTTACTACCGTGACGGTGTTCCACCACTGAGAGCCAACATGAAGGATGCGCCGAACTACTACCCTAACACATTTAATGGCCCAGTACCGTATGTGGAGGAATGTCGACCCAAGGAGTCGTTGTTGATTCTGGAAAACCAAACTGAAGATTTAGAGCCTTCGAATTACTTTTACCATAATGTTTTAGAGAATGACGCACATAGACAGCGAGTGGCTGATAATATCGCTTCTAGTCTTCAAAATGTAGTGCCGTCTGTGTTGAAGAAAACCCTTAGGGTGCTGACTCTCACTTCAACTGACTTGGGCAGGCGTGTTAGAAGTTCATTGAAAGCTTTAAGAGCAGCGGCGGCGAAAATGGATCCAGCTGAAAGATACCGAAGACTTGCGCAATGTTTCGAAATGAATATGAACCCAAAATATTGA